Within the Streptomyces vilmorinianum genome, the region GTGGCTCGTGTTCCTCGCGCAGGGCCCGCTCGCTGCGCTCCTTGAGCTGTTCCCCCTGCTCCCGCAGGCGCGCCGCCTCGTCGGGGTCGGTGCTCTGCCGCGCCCGCTGCAGAAGATGTTCCGCCTTGTCCCGCTGGTACTGGGCGTGGGCGTGGGCGCCCTCGCTCTCGCGCCCCCTGCTCTCCGGTCCGCCGTCCTGGCGTCCGCTGTCCCGGCTTCCGGTCACGACGCACCTCCTCGGCCAGCGGCTTCCCCCGCCGCACGCGGGAAAACCCGCCCCCCGACGCCGGGACCGCGGAAGCCGGACGCCACCGCGCGACCGCGTGCCGGCGGGGCCGGGAGGCCCGGTCCCCCGAGGGGGGCCGGGCCTCCCGGCGTACCGCTCAGTCCTGGAGGACGGACAGGACGTTGCCCGCCGGGTCCGTGAACCAGGCGATCGCCGTCGGACCCTCGGTGCCGCGGACGACACCCTTGGCGTCGGCCTCGAACTCCGGATAGCGCTCCAGGCTCACGCCGCGCTTCGCCAGCTCGTCGACGGCCGCGTCGATGTCGTCCACGGGGAAGTTCAGGATCGTGAAGCTCGCGGGCGTGTGGTTGTCCTTGGGGTAGACGAAGACGCCGGCACCGGTGCCCAGCTTGAGGGTGAGCATCCTCATGTCGCCCTCCCCGCTCTCCTCCACCTGGAGGCCGAGGGTCTCGCCGTAGAACCGGCGGGCCTTGTCGAGGTCGTCGACCGAGAAGCCGCTGAACGCCTTCGACTGTCCGAACATGCCGTTGTCTCCTTCACGTGTGCCGTTCGGGATTTCCGAGGGCACACCCAGCGCACCACCGTCCGGACGCGGGCCACACGGGCTCGCGTCCGGATGGTCGCCGCACGTCACCCTCAGGGCGCGATCGGCAGCTTGCGCTTGTGCTCGGTGAGCTCGTAGCGGCGGACGATCGAGGCGAAGGCGGGCTCGCCGACCGGCTTGCCCTCCAGGAAGTCGTCGATGTCGTCGTACGTCACGCCGAGCGCGTCCTCGTCGGGCTTGCCCGGGTCGAGGGTCTCCAGGTCGGCCGTCGGGGTCTTCCAGACCAGCTCGGCGGGGGCCCCGAGGGCCTCGGCGACGGCCCGTACCCGGCGCTTGGTCAGACCCGTGAGGGGGACGACGTCGGCCGCGCCGTCGCCGTGCTTGGTGAAGAAGCCGGAGACCGCCTCCGCCGCGTGGTCGGTGCCGACGACGAGGCCGTCGTGGGCGCCCGCGACGGCGTACTGCGCGATCATCCGCTGCCGGGCCTTGATGTTGCCGTGCACGAAGTCCTGGTGGTGGGCGTCCCTGAAGGCCGTTCCACCGGTCTGGCAGGCCTCCAGGGCGGCGTCGCTCGCCGGCCTGACGTCCACCGTCAGGACCCGGTCGGCGGCGATGAATCCGAGAGCGAGCTGGGCGTCCTTCTCGTCGGCCTGGACGCCGTACGGCAGCCGCATGGCGTAGAAGGTGGCGTCGTGCCCCGCGGCCCGGGCCCGCTCCACGGCGAGCTGGCAGAGCCGGCCCGTGGTCGTGGAGTCCACACCGCCGCTGATCCCGAGGACCAGGCCGCGCAGCCCGGTCGAGGTGAGGCGCTCGGTGAGGAAGGCCACCCGGCGCTCGATCTCGACGAGCGGGTCGAACGTCGGGGAAACCTCGAGTTCCCGGGCGATCTGCTGCTGCAGGGCGGTGGACGCCGGGTCGGTCACGGAGTGCTCCTCGGGGGTGATTCGGCGGTACGGATGCGGGCGCGGGTCCCGGTACGCCGGGGAGGGGCGGGGCCCCGAGCCGGGGTCGACTCTATGCGGCTCGCGCCCGCGGTGGCGCACAGGCCCTCGCGGGCGGGCGGGCTCACGCGCTCGGAGCGGATCGCGTCCGAACTCTTTACGTCTCTGTCATGCACGGGTAACTTTCGGCCCGCAAGTGCTTGCAGCAAGTTGCCGACCGATCTTTCAGCACCGTGTGGCAGCTCTCCCGTTCCCGGTCCGAGGCGCTTCGGGGCGAGCGGGTTCATCGACCGCCGCGGCCTCCCCGCCGCGGCCCTGCTCCGGAGAAGAGACGCATGCGACGCACTCCCTTCCGGCGGTTCGGACGCGCCCCGGCGACGGTCGCGGCCGCCGCCTGCCTGCTCGGGCTGCTCTCCGCCGCACCACCGGCCGAGCCGGCCGCCGAGAACACGGCGCCCGTCGCGGCCGCCGAGAACACCGCGACCGTCTTCTACTACACGAAGACGAAGAACTGGTCGGCCTACAACCTCCACTACGCGCCCGACGGCGGAGCCTGGACCACCGTCCCCGGTGTGGCGATGGAGGCGGCCTGTACGGACTGGGTGAAGAAGACCGTCGTCCTTGGCTCCGCCGAGGGACTCCAGGCCACGTTCAACAACGGCACGGGCACCTGGGACAACAACGGCGGCGGGAACTACGCCCTGGGCACCGGCACCATCACCGTCAAGGACGGTGTGGTCGCCCATTCCGACCCCTGCGTCGCCACGCCCACCGAGCCCGGCAACCAGGCCACCGTCTACTACTCCACCGCCGCCCTCGGCTGGACCACCGCCAACCTGCACTACGCGCCGGCCGGCGGAGCCTGGACCACCGTCCCGGGCGTCGGCATGGAGGCGGCCTGCACCGGCTGGTGGAAGCGGACGGTCGACCTGGGCGCCGCCACCACCATGAGCGCCGTCTTCAACAACGGCAACGGCGTCTGGGACAACAACAACGGCGCGAACTACGCGCTGCCCGCCGGCACGACCACGGTCAAGGACAAGGTCGTCACGGGCAACGCCGCGAACCCCTGTGCCGCCGAGGTCCCCGACACCCAGGCACCCAGCGTGCCCACCGGGGTCACCGCGAGCGCGGACGGCACCTCGATCGTGCTGACCTGGGAACCGTCCACCGACGACAAGGGGGTGACGCGGTATCAGGTGACCCGTACCGGAGGCACCGCCGGCACCGTCGTCGTCGACGTCGCCTCCACCGTCTTCTCCGACACCGGCCTGGCGGAGCGGACCGCCTACAGCTACACGGTCAAGGCCGTCGACGCGGCCGGCAACACCTCGGCTGCCTCCGCCGCCGCGCAGGCCACCACCGGCACCGCGCCGCCCGCCCCCGACCCGGGCCGCCCGCTCGGCACCGACCCGCGCGAGGACCCGATCTACTTCGTCCTGACCGCGCGCTTCCACGACGGCGACACGGCCAACAACCGCGGTGGCAGCCAGCACACGAAGTCCGGGAACGCGGCCGCCGGCGACCCCATGTTCCGGGGTGACTTCAAGGGCCTGGTGAACAAGCTCGACTACATCAAGGGCCTCGGCTTCTCCGCCGTGTGGATCACCCCGGTGGTGCTCAACCGGTCCGACTACGACTACCACGGGTACCACGGCTACGACTTCTACAAGGTGGACGCCCGTCTGGAGTCCGCGGGCGCCTCGTACCAGGACCTGATCAACGCGGCCCACGCCAAGGGCATGAAGATCTACCAGGACGTCGTCTACAACCACTCCTCCCGCTGGGGCGCCAAGGGCCTGTTCACCCCGAAGGTGTTCGGCGTCCGCGACAGCCAGTGGAGCTGGTACTACGACGAGCCGAACTCCTCCTTCGAGTACGACGGACTGACCGTCGAGCCGAAGTCCGGGAAGTCGTACTACAACGGCGACCTGTGGTCGACGGCCGAGCCGACCGGCAACACCTGCGTCAACTGGGGCACCCCGACGCAGTACACCTCCCCTGAGGGCTACCGGATCTACAACTGCCAGTGGCCGAACCCGACGTCCGGCATGTTCCCGAAGTCGCTCTACCACCAGTGCTGGATCGGCAACTGGGAGGGCGAGGACTCCCGTTCCTGCTGGCTGCACGAGGACCTCGCCGACTTCGACACCGAGTCCGCGGCCGTGCAGAACCATCTGATCGGCGCCTACGACAAGTACATCGACATGGGCGTCGACGGCTTCCGCGTCGACACCGCCGTCCACATCCCGCGCACCACCTGGAACCGGCGCTTCCTGCCCGCCATCCAGGAGCGCGTCACCCAGAGGTTCGGGGCCGAGGCCGCGAAGAACTTCTTCGTCTTCGGCGAGGTCGCCGCCTTCGTCAACGACAAGTGGAACCGCGGCTCGGTCAACCACTCCGCCCAGTTCTACACATGGAAGGAGCGCAAGGAGTACGCGCTCGACGACGCCACGGCCGCGCTGGAGATGTACGACTACGAGCAGCAGCTCGGCCCGTCCGGCCAGCCGACGTCGAACAACGCCTTCCTGAACGGAAACAGCTACCACACGCCGGACCACAGCAGGTTCTCCGGGATGCACGTCATCGACATGCGCATGCACATGAACTTCGGTGACGCGCTCAACGCCTTCGGCAACGGCAGGGACTCCGACGACAGTTACAACGACGCCACCTACAACGTCGTCTACGTCGACAGTCACGACTACGGGCCCAACAAGAGCAGCGAACGCTACGCCGGCGGCACGGACGCCTGGGCCGAGAACATGTCGCTGATGTGGACCTTCCGCGGCATCCCGACGCTGTACTACGGCTCCGAGATCGAGTTCCAGAAGGGCAGGAAGATCGACTGCGGGCCCAGCTGCCCGCTGTCGACCACCGGCCGCGCCTACTTCGGCGACCATCTCGCCGGGGACGTGAAGGCCTCCGGCTTCTCCATGGTCGAGTCGGCGACCGGTGCCGTCGCCCAGACCCTCGCCCAGCCGCTGGCCCGGCACGTCCAGCGGCTCAACCAGATCCGCCGGGCGATCCCGGCCCTGCAGACGGGCCAGTACTCCACCGAGGGCATCAGCGGGGCGATGGCGTACAAGCGCCGCTGGACGAGCGGCACGACGGACAGCTTCGCGCTGGTCACCGTCACCCACGGGGCCGGCTTCACCGGCATCCCGAACGGCACCTACACCGACGCCGTCACCGGCGAGCAGCGGGTCGTCACCGACGGCACGCTGAACGTCGCGGCTCCCGGCAAGGGCAACCTGCGGGTGTACGTCCTGAACGGGCCCGGCCGGATCGGCGTCCCGGGGCCGTACCTGAAGTAGCGGACCCCGGCGCGTCGGGGGACGGGCGGGCCGCGGCGATCGGCGCCGCGGCCCGCCTCGCTAGGCCCTTCTGCCCCGGAGAGGTGTCCGCAGGGTGCCCGCGGCGACCCGCAGCAGCCTCAGGACGACCTCCGTGGGGGCGTCGATGCGGTAGCGGCGGCCGAGCCGGGACCACTGGTCCAGGACGGCGAGCAGGCCGGAGTCGCAGAACGTGACGCGGGAGGCGTCAAGGACGAGGTCGGTGCAGCCGTCCGCGGCGGCGGAGGCGAGTATGGCCCGCAGCGGCGCGGCGCTGTAGTGGTCGACCTCCCCCGTCAGCCGGACGAGGAGGGTCGTGGCGCCGATGTGCGTGCAGGAGTGGACGACTATGGAGCAGGGCGCGCCGTCCGCGCCCTGGTCACGCACGAGGGGATGGGGCTGGGGCAGCTCGGCCAGTATCGGTGCGGTGCTCGCGGTACTCACGCACCCATCAAGGCCCTCCGGGCCGCTCCGGTGAACGCGGCACGCCGCCCGGTCACCCCACCGGGCAGCAGTGATCCACTTCCGGGGGACACCGGAGGCGTCACTCGACGGTCACGACGACCGAGTGCCACCCGCTCGCCCCGTCGGGCATGGTGTCGGTGCGGCGCTCGGTCTGGGTCTCCCCCGCGCCGTCCGTGGCCCGGACGGTGAGGGTGTGGCGGCCCGGAGCGGCCTCCCAGGCGTACACCCACTGGCGCCAGGTGTCCCGGGTGTCCTCGGCCCCGAGCCGCGCGTCCCGCCAGGGACCGTCGTCGACCCGCACCTGGACGCCCGCGATGCCCCGGTGCTGGGCCCAGGCGACGCCGGCGACCATGACGGTGCCGTCCTGCGGGCGGACGGAGGAGCGCGGGGTGTCGATGCGGGACTGGGTCTTGACGGGTGCCTCGCGGGCCCAGCCGCGCGGCACCCAGTAGGCGTCGTAGGCGTCGAAGGTGGTGAGTTCGATCTCCTCGATCCACTTGCAGGCGGAGACGTAGCCGTACAGCCCCGGCACGATCATCCGGACGGGGAAGCCGTGGTCGAAGGGGAGCGGCTCGCCGTTCATGCCGAACGCGAGGAGCGCGTCACGGCCGTCCATCACGTCCTCGACGGGGGTGCCGATCGTCATCCCGTCGACGGAGCGGGCCACGATCTGGTCGGCCGGGCCGCCCTCGGACGGCGGTCGTACACCCGCCTCCCGCAGAACGTCCGCCAGCCGGACCCCGAGCCAGCGCGCGTTGCCGACGTACGGCCCGCCGACCTCGTTGGAGACGCAGGCCAGGGTGATGTCCCGCTCGACCGCTTCACGGCCCGTCAGGTCCGCGAGGTCGAGGCGGAGTTCCCGGGTCACGCCTAGGCCGTGGACGCGCAGGTGCCAGCGGTCGGCGTCGACCCGGGGAACGACGAGCGCGGTGTCGACCCGGTAGAAGTCCCGGTTCGGGGTGAGGAAGGGGCTGATGCCGGGCACGGGCAGCTGGGCACCGGGCGGGACGGCCGGCGCCGGCGAGGCGGGGCGGGGCAGCCGCAGCGCGCGCCGCGAGGCCACGGCGCCCTCCTGGCGGGTGCCGCCGGTGGCCCTGCCGAGGGCCGCCGCGCCCGTCGCGGCGACGACGGAGGAGGCGGCGACCAGGAGGAAGCCGCGGCGGCCCGCGGCGGCGGCCGCCTGTTCCCCGGCGAGCGGGCGCGGGGCGAGCAGCCGGCCGATGAGTACGTACAGGAGTACCGCACCCGCCACCGCGCCGATCAGCGAGGGCAGGGCGTCGGCGAGGGACTCGGAGTCCGGCCGGCTCACGGCGGCCAGCGCGCCGACGACACCGAAGAGCAGCACCGCAGACACCCCGGCCGTACGGTGGCGGAGCGCCAGCAGGCCGACGAGTCCGGCCAGGACGCCGAGCACGACGAGGATGCCCAGCTGGAGGACGGCCTTGTCGCTCTCCCCGAACGTCCGGATCGCCCACTGTTCGACGGCGGCCGGGGTCCGGTCGACGAGGGCGCCCCCGACCGCCGTGACGGGACGCGCCTCGGGGCGGACCAGCGCCGCGACGAGCTCGGCGACGGCGAGGGAGACGTACCCGGCGAGGATTCCGCCGAGCGCGGCCAGGAGGCGGTCTGTACGCGTGGGCTCACGCGGGGGCTGGGAGGTGGCCATGCCTCATCGTGCCCGCGGGCCGGGGGGAAAGGACCGGGACACACCGCCCTGTAAGACAACCGTCATTTCTCGCCCTCGCCCGGCTCCATGTGCTCGCCAGGCCTCGCCAGCTCCTCGACCGCGTCGGCACCGACGACCGCGCCGGTCGACTTCTTGGCGCGCCGCAGCCGGCGTTCCAGCCAGCCGGCGAACGTGGTGAGGGCGAAGTTCAGGATGACGAAGATGACGGCGACGATGGTGAAGCTGGCGATGGTGTTCGCGCCGTAGTTCGCGCTCATCGGGCGGACGGACGCGAGGAGTTCGGAGAAGCCGAGCATCGCGCCGCCGAGCGCGGTGTCCTTGACGATGACGACGAGCTGGCTGACGAGCGCCGGGAGCATCGCGGTGACCGACTGGGGCAGCAGGACGTAACTCATCGTCTGGCCCTTGCGCATGCCGATCGCCTTGGCCGCGTCGGTCTGGCCGCTGGGCAGGGAGAGGATGCCGGCCCGGACGACCTCGGCGAGGACCGAGGCGTTGTAGAGGACGAGGCCGGTGACGACCGCGTACATGGGGCGGCTCGCCGGGCTGATGTCGGTGAACTCGGCGTAGGCGGCGTTGGCGAAGAGCATCAGGATCAGGACGGGGATGGCGCGGAAGAACTCCACGACCGTGCCGGCCGCGCCGCGCACCCACGTGTGGTCGGAGAGCCGGGCGATGCCGAAGAGCGCGCCGAGGGGCAGCGCGATGACCATGGCGAGCGCCGCGGCGATCACCGTGTTCTTCAGGCCGGGGAGAAGGTACGTGGACCAGCTGCGGGAGTCCGTGAAGAACGGTTCCCACTTGTCCGCCTCGAGCTGGTTCTTGTCCGCGAGGCTCTGCAGGACCCACCAGATGAGCAGGGCCAGAGCGACGAGGAAGAGGACGGTGTAGAGGACGTTGCGCCGCCGGGCGCGCCGGCCCGGGACGTCGTAGAGGACGGTGGGTTGGGCCTTCATCGACGCACCGCCACCTTCTTGCTCAGCCAGCCGAGGAAGAGCCCGGTGGGAAGGGTGAGGCAGATGAAACCGAACGCGAAGATCGCCGAGATGAGGATGAGCTGGGCCTCGTTCTCGATCATCTCCCGCATCAGCAGGGCGGCTTCGGCGACGCCGATCGCGGCGGCCACGGTGGTGTTCTTGGTCAGCGCGATCAGCACGTTGGCCAGCGGTCCCACGACCGAGCGGAATGCCTGCGGCAGCACGATCAGGCGCAGCACCTGCGGGAAGCTGAGCCCGATGGCGCGGGCCGCCTCCACCTGCCCGAGGGGCACGGTGTTGATGCCCGACCGCACCGCCTCGCAGACGAAGGCGGACGTGTAGGCGATCAGGCCGAGGACGGCGAGCCGGAAGTTGATGGTGGTGAAGTCATCGGCGCCCATGTTCACCCCGAGGGTCTGGAACAGACCGAGCGAGGTGAAGACGATGATGACGGTCAGGGGGATGTTGCGGACGATGTTGACGTAGGCGGTGCCGAAGCCCCGCATCAGGGGGACGGGGCTGACGCGCATGGCCGCCAGCAGCGTCCCCCAGATCAGGGAGCCGATCGCCGAGTAGACGGTGAGCTGCACCGTCACCCAGAAGGCCCCCAGGATGTCGTACCCTTCGAGGAAGTCGAACACCTAGGCCTGCCCTACTTGACGATGACACCGATCTCCGGGGCGGGCTCGTTCTGGTACTCGGCGGGCCCGAAGTTCTTCTTCACCGCCTCGTCCCAGGCGCCTTCGGCGACCATCTTCTCCAGGGCGTCGTTGATCTGCTCCTTGAGTTCGCTGCCCTTCTGGACGCCGATGCCGTAGTTCTCGTTGCTCATCTCGAAACCACCGAGCTTGAACTTGCCCTCGAACTCGGGCTGCGAGGCGTAGCCCGCGAGGATCGAGTCATCGGTGGTGACGGCGTCGATGACCCCGTTCTCCAGGCCCGTCAGGCACTCCGAGTAACCGCCGTACTCCTGGAGTTGGGCATCGGGGGCGATGCGCGCCTTGACGTTCTGCGCGGACGTCGAGCCGGTGACCGAGCAGAGCTTCTTGTTGTTGAGGTCCTCGGGCTTGGTGATGCTGTTGTCGTCCGCGCGGATCAGCACGTCCTGGTGGGCCAGGAGGTACGGACCGGCGAAGTCGACCTTCTCCGCGCGCTGGTCGTTGATCGAGTACGTCGCCGCGATGAAGTCGACGTCACCGCGCTGCAGCAGCGTCTCGCGGTCGGCGCTCTTGGCCTCCTTCCATTCGATGTCGCCGGGATCGTAACCGAGCTGCTTGGCCACGTAGGTCGCCACGTCGACGTCGAAGCCGGTGTACGTGCCGTCCGGGGTCTGCAGCCCGAGGCCGGGCTGGTCGTACTTGATGCCGACGGTGATCTTCTGGTCGCCGCCGCCACCTCCGTTGTCGTCGCCGCAGCCGGCCACGGAGAAGGAGAGTGCCAGCGCGGCGGCCGCGGCCACCCCGGCCTTGGTGAGCTTGCGCGGGTTCATGTGATGTCACCCCTGGGGGCTGCTGGGCGCGGCTCGGCCGCGGGTCAGTGGTGCAGGATCTTCGACAGGAAGTCCTTTGCGCGGTCGGTGCGCGGGTTGCTGAAGAACTGGTCGGGTGTCGTCTCTTCCACGATCCTGCCGTCCGCCATGAACACCACACGGTTGGCGGCCGAACGGGCGAAGCCCATCTCGTGGGTGACGACGACCATGGTCATTCCGTCCCGGGCGAGCTGCTGCATCACCTCCAGGACCTCATTGATCATCTCGGGGTCGAGCGCGGAGGTCGGCTCGTCGAAGAGCATCACCTTCGGCTCCATGGCCAGCGCCCGGGCGATCGCGACGCGCTGCTGCTGGCCGCCGGAGAGCTGGGCGGGGTACTTGTCCGCCTGGTTCGCCACCCCCACGCGGTCGAGCAGTTGGCGGGCCCGCTGCTCGGCGGCCTTCTTGTCCTTCTTGCGGACCTTGATCTGGCCGAGGGTGACGTTCTCGAGCACGGTCTTGTGCGCGAAGAGGTTGAAGGACTGGAAGACCATGCCGACGTCGGCGCGCAGCGCGGCGAGCTCGCGGCCCTCGGCGGGCAGCGGCTTGCCGTCGATGAAGATCTCGCCGGAGTCGATGGTCTCCAGCCGGTTGATGGCCCGGCAGAGCGTGGACTTACCGCCGCCGGACGGGCCGATGACCACGACGACCTCGCCCCGGTCGACCGTCAGGTTGATGGCCTGGAGCACATGGAGCGCACCGAAGTGTTTGTCGACGTTCTTGAGTACGACGAGCTCGTCGGGCATGTCAGCGCCTCCTGGATCGCCGCGCGGTCATCCTCCCCACGTTCATGCTCCGCCCTCGGCCGATCCGCCGCACGCCGGAGCGTGCACGCGGGGTACACGAGGGGTGTGAATGAAAACGATTGTCATAATGCTAGGGTCGGTGCCTCGTCCATCCTTCAACCTTCCCGTTGGGGCCCCTCCCTTGCGCATGCCCGAAATCCCCCTCATACCCCGCCGCGCCCTGCTGACCGGCCTCGCCGTCACCACCGCCGCATCCCTGCTCACCGGCTGCTTCGCCGACTCCGGCACCTCGGCGGACGCCTCCGGCGACGGCCGGCTGCGGCTCGCGATGATGCAGCCGCCGCGCTCCGGACTCTCTCCGCTGTCGGACGACGCCTTCAAGCTCTCGCGCTGGTCCACCGCCGAGACGCTCGTCCGGCTCGACCGGGACGGCAACGCCACTCCCGCCCTGGCCACCGCGTGGAAGCAGTCCGACCGGACCTGGACGTTCACGCTCCGCGAGGGCGTCACCTTCCACGACGGCACGGCCCTGACCGCGGACTCCGTCGTGAAGTCGCTGACCGTCGCCGCCGGCGCCTCCCCCAAGCCGCGCATCCTCGACGGCGTCGACCTCACCGTCCGGGCCGCCGGCCCGCGCACGGTCACCGTCACCACGGCCGCGGTCGACCCCCTCGTACCGCAGCGCCTCAGCTCGCCGCAGCTGTCGATCCTGGCCGCCAAGGCGTATCGCGGGAAGACCGTCAGCCCGGTCGGCGCCGGCACCGGCCCCTTCGAGCTCGTCACGGTGAACGGCACCGCCTCCGCCACCCTGAACCGCTACGACGGCTACTGGGGCGGCAGGGCCAAGGCCTCCGGGATCGACGTGAAGTTCGTGCCCGACGGCACCGCCCGGGCGGCAGCCCTGCGCAGCGGCGAGGCGGACATCGTCGAGGCGGTGCCGGTCTCCCAGGCGGCGCTGCTGGACCCGAAGCTGATCACCGAGGTGCCGATGCCGCGCACCAACACGCTGTACCTCAACACCGGGTCCGGGCCGTTCAAGGACCCGGTGCTGCGCGCGGCGGCACGCGAGGCGATCGACGCCGGGCAGATCGTCAAGGGCGTGTACGAGGGCAGGGCCGACGTCGCCCGTGGCCTGCTCGGCCCCGCGCTGCCCTGGGCCGCCACGATGCGCGGGACCGTCCCGCACGCCGCGGCCGGTGCCCCCAAGGGCGCCCGGATCACCATCGGCACCTTCACGGACCGGGCCGAGCTGCCGGAGGTCGCGCAGGTCCTCCAGCAGCAGCTCCGGGCGGCCGGCTTCACCGTCACCCTCGACGTCCGCGAG harbors:
- a CDS encoding ABC transporter substrate-binding protein; amino-acid sequence: MPEIPLIPRRALLTGLAVTTAASLLTGCFADSGTSADASGDGRLRLAMMQPPRSGLSPLSDDAFKLSRWSTAETLVRLDRDGNATPALATAWKQSDRTWTFTLREGVTFHDGTALTADSVVKSLTVAAGASPKPRILDGVDLTVRAAGPRTVTVTTAAVDPLVPQRLSSPQLSILAAKAYRGKTVSPVGAGTGPFELVTVNGTASATLNRYDGYWGGRAKASGIDVKFVPDGTARAAALRSGEADIVEAVPVSQAALLDPKLITEVPMPRTNTLYLNTGSGPFKDPVLRAAAREAIDAGQIVKGVYEGRADVARGLLGPALPWAATMRGTVPHAAAGAPKGARITIGTFTDRAELPEVAQVLQQQLRAAGFTVTLDVREYANIEADALAGKFDAFILSRATVLDSGDPAAYLYSDFAGEGSFNISQLADPAVDRALTAASRTGTGDARRRAVMNAEAAVLATDAAVPMLHERVIQGDAANVRGAAHDPRERELVTLDTHVT